The region CTACCGGATCAATAACTAACATTTGTCTACACTACTTCTCATTAAAATTCTTATTCTCATGGGAACCTTGCCCaatatatgttttaaaatagTTGTCATAAAGgataaattttgatttgaaattgctaactttttaaaaataatatataattattacttttatgATACATCTTTACCAAaaagtatacttttttttaatgttattgtCAACACTAATCTAAACATTTTAATTGAGTAAGaaacattgtaattgtgtaTGTAACACAATATTTTATGGTACATTATAGTTGtacctatttttatttttatttttttaaatacatacttTAGCAAACTTTCATATCTTAATTTCTTcgaaatacaaaaaaaaaagaaaaaaaaaagaggaagttTGAAAATGATTCTTATATTTAGAGTCATTTTATTGTGTGGTCCACTTAAAAGAATATTGAAAACAtaaattttacattaaaaaaattaaattactaacaaaaaaaatttgtagataaattattatttaataagatgtttatttgtatgataaaataAGATCTTTATTCTTTACAGATCAGAGAGTGGGACCCCTCTCACCAGAGTCCAGATGTCCAACGCACGATGATAAATCACATGAAGAACATTGGATTCTATATGTTTTCCCGTAAAAGGCACGTGGAtcatacacatatattagtaaattacaaatttaatgtttttaaaactaGTAGTGttataaacttttaagttttttttttttaataattttttattttaatctttgTCAAATTTAACTCAACTTgactttatattatataatatatattctaaaTTTGTTACAGATATATTGTTGTACTGAACATATGAATTTTGTGGTGATCAATAGGGTGTTgacaaaaatcataatttttagGTACAAAAGATATGTTCCACCCACTCAACAACTCCTTTCGAGGCCATATTTCTTTCCTTAAGAGTGTAGTTATTCAATATTCAAAATGATTCATTGATTATGTTATAATTTTCAATTGGTCTTTAATTACCAAATTCATTTGAAATGATCTTTCGACTATCTAAAGTTTTAGCCAATTTAGTCATTATTTTGTGTGGCACAACCAATAGAACATTGcgtattaaatatatatctcGTTTAATCTTACTAGACTTATCTAAACTCAACATTTACTCGAGACTACTCAACTAATCgcagtaaaaataatattttattaatttttactttgagCAACATGTTAGTCAAAGATTGATTCTGTAGGTCGGGTGTCTAATATGGTGCAATTTTCTTAAGTCGCTACATACACGTGAATTTAAGCATATGAAATCATGTTTAAATTAAGAATATTATCCTTATCAATTATTGATTAAGATATTAGGGCCATTAAACTCAATGATTAACATATGACCGAGGACCCATATCCTCAACGATTATAATCATCTGTATTATTAGTATATgctggaaaagaaaaagaactatccgacaaaatataatattgcatgTGCCAAAAATTAAAGTGAGCTAGTTTTCATTACCTTAGCTGTATACTTCTATGTAAGCAATAATCACTAATATGATTTGGTTCCCGTTAGGGCTTCCACAATGGTTGGTATTTTGGTGTGgttttttgaggagtttttgtgagtgtgattaggaaagagaaaataggggtgaaaaaaaaaaagaaaagtaaaaagtaaatcaaaactaaaaaacagaaaaagaaataataaaaaactaTTTAAGCAAGTACGCTGTGAATCTGCGCCTCACATTCTGCTCTGCTATCCAGTGGGTTCCATTGGACTGACAAAAGGGCTGACAAAATTTGGTCTCTTGCAAGAGAAAAAAACCCTCAAAACATCATTctcacatttgttaaaaaatttaCTCTCAAGATTTTACTGTTTCAAAACCCTCCCCAATATCACTATTGGGGAAGGCCTTAGTGTTGGGTTGACTCATTGCTATCAATTATTTggaataatttcatttttatttatattataattcagCACAGCCAACCCTTTAATTAATTGAGAACATTCAGGATGTTTATGGGtatattttacaatatgaaCTCGGAtttatggtataactattgttttttgttGTTACCATCCAATTTACTAGGAGTGTCAAGATGGACCAAAGCACGCGGGACGGTTtaccattgtttttttttgttcttaccgtccatttttattttactataaGAGTATCAAGATGGATCAAAGCCCGCAGACCAACCTTAATCGTTACGTGAATCGCGGTGAGACGGATTATGGCCTAAAAACTATACCCCGCGAAAATACGTGCCTCGTGGACTAGACCTACACGGGTTGGCAGCCGGGCATTTCACACACaacatttctaaaaaaatgtaaaatttttatatttttaaacacaaaaattatttaaattaaattatttgaatataaaataataatataataattttttatttttgttgtttaggTTTGCTGGGCTCGCGAGCTTGCATGGGATGGATTAGAGTTGCGTACTTCTTAATTTGCTCGCGGGCCAACCGACATAGACCTGCGGAAAAGACTAGCAGTAGGACGGGTCTAATAAGACGAACCGGCCTGCATTGACATCCCTACATTTTATCCATAAATCCAGGACTGATATGAATTTaactttataatattataatatttaagaatgctaacaaaataatattgttaacctttttttttatgggtcaaaaaaatttaagagtgGCAAAGAGTTTTATTCATGGGAAGAACTTAAAAGTGCTGGTCGAAACAAACGTGCCACGAACAACATTACAGAACATTCTAAGAACCATAGACTATCTTAATGTTATCAATGGTGACAACACCTCCTCCCACATTAGGTGCCAAAGTCACGAGAACAGTGTCATCGTCCTCGGCGCCCAAATCGTCCATCGGCTCATTCAATCCCAAGCTCAAGCTCGTCTTGATTTTCTCCACGTTTTTCTGCCGGTGCGGCAAGTGAGCAAAGCTCCCCGCGAACTCCGCCTTGTCGTACCCGCCGTCCGGCTCGTCCTCGTCGTTCAAATACACGTCGAATTTCGTGTACTGGTTCGCCTGAACTTCGATCCCTTCGATCAACAAGATCTCCTCCTCCAACTCCTTCTCCTCCTTTGTCCTGTTCTTCTTCGGCCTCGGCACCTTCACTCGGACCACCTGTAATAATAAATAGGAGTTaaaaaatataagtatttgataacattagctgattagaaaaatattttataaattaaataaatatttaatataatattttttttaatcaaacaaGTTAAACAGTTAATAGAATAGCCAATAAACTAACTGTCTTCTTCTAACATCACCTTGTCCAGAGTAACCGGAAAGACGGTGGCGACGTAGGGAGCAGCGGAGCGTAGCGCCACTTTCCGGCGCCTTGGTCTGGGAACAGGCTTGCTGTTTGTCCAAGGCAGGTTTGCGAATTCGTATTTGTATCCCATTTGCTGGTTATCCACGCTGTCGCCGACCCTCACGCGCACCGGCTGCGCGTTCTCGTCGTAGAAGAGGAAGCTGGCGTTGATCCAATCAGCGTCGGTGAAATTCCGTTTCCGGCCACGGCCGCCGAGCTGCTGCCAAATCGTCCACATCCGGTCAACGTTTGCATGGTGGCAATAGAAGGAGATATCACGGCCGGCGGAGTAGAAGTTCCCCATATCCTCGCCGTTCTTCCTCCTCGGATCGCCGACCCACCTGTGGATCGGCACGTGGGGGCTGTTCTCCATGGACCCGGCGCCGGGGTTTTTCTTGTCGCCGGAGCGGTAAGGTTTTCCGAGGAAGAGCTCTGCCGTTCCGGCGTTGGTGAACATTTGCTTGTACATTAACGCAAGATTATTAGTAATTCTTTCTAAGTCTGTGGCTTCTGTATCCTTGCCTTGATACCCTAGGTCGACTATAGTCGGTGGAAGATGAGACTGGTTACGATTCTCGTCGTAGAGTGAAACATTCCGGTCGTTTAGTACGGACGGAAAAACCATGCCGGCGGGAATGTCCCAGTTCCAGAATGGCAAGCCGAAGGTGGGATCTCCGATCAATTTCCCCAAGATTCTCTCGAAGAAATACAAGTACCTGTGGAGTTATAAATAAGAAGTCCACAAACTATTTATAGTGCATGTATAATAAGATAAAACAGGCTAAGAATAGCAATAaatcacaatgttacaagtttaattCTTATAAAAAACTGTGTTGATATTTAGAATCTCAATCAATTATGATTGAGCTAACTATTTATGACTGAATTAGATtagtttatcttcttgtatgATTTCAATAGGTCAGAAGATAGATTAagtttctaaattaatttatcttCTTATGTGATCTGGTTAAGTCATAATGTTAGGTCTATCTCGTGCACAACTTAGGAAGATCATGAGATCGAGTCaggatattgactctttgtgctttaaaaggttagaaaaatataaatgaacatatactataatatatgAGAATAAATTCTGAATAGTACCATCTATGGAAAGGGAAGAAGAGCCAGGAGTTATGAACTTGGATTTCTATGTCGGGGAAGCCGACTTGATCATACGCGCCGTTGCAATAAGCGCAGTGAACCTTGGCTTGTTGAGTGAAGCTGCGGGGGTCGTCCGCCGGCAACGCCTTCATCATTTCCACCGCCTTCGCGAACTTCTCTCTGTATTTCCCGTCCAGGCGGTGTAACGCCGGGCGGACCCTCATGGTGGCGGGGCTAACAGACGGGAGCTGGTAGTCCAGGTACCTGCCCGCCATCGGCGGGCAACAGTTGTCCACGTCGGCGCCGGCCGGAAGGTCGGTGGGCGGCACAACGCACTTGGAAACTTCCGGCGCCTCAATCGGAGCCGCCATCGCCGCCGGCAGGTTAGCAGCGCCGTAGAGACCTCCCAATCCAAGAATAACATCTCTCCTGTCAATCTTGGACTGGGAATCTCCGCCGCCGTGCGCGGCGGTGCACGACACTTTGAGGCGGCGGTTAAGCGCCGCCGGGGTGAGGATGTGAAGGTGAGGGCGTGTGGGTATAGGCCGCCGGGAAAACAAGTCGCCGGAAGCGCGCGGTGGAGATAGAGAAGCCATTGGGTTTTCCGATCCCTTTGCTCAATGATGCTTAAATTTGCGTGGTGTATATAGAGAATGGTGCAATTATTTGATGGAGAGAGACGTGTCAAAATATGGCTGCAATGCATTTCTAAGCTTCCGCATGGATGTTTAGGTGGTGATGTGTTGTTGgaatatgaatatttatatagTGCATGCATCCACCATAGCTGCACGTAATGCCAAGGTGTAAGGCTCTTagatttttctttatattaatATGCACGCTCTTCTGCATTGCATGCATGCAAAACttgaataatataatggtgAAGAAGTACTAATCTCAAAGATACATCATGGAGCTTCATAAATATTAGCAAACtaaattcatttgtaagaagtgGACATACTAATGCTGcgttttttaatactattagtgtttttttataacaaaaggAATACAGGTAAAGATCACCAAGCCACACTAAAATTTGACCCTATAACCTATGTTATCATTGTATTAGAGATGGAAATTATGTTTTCATATTCCAATTTCAGTTTACtaaattgttatatatctacTTGGAAGGGGATATGATTGAGTATGGTTATGTTGGTGAACAATTAATATGTGAAactcaaacaaattaaaattgctCCATAACCAAATAACATGTTGCACTTTAATAATATGGTCATAGTAAGCCCAAGTGAAAGAGGTGCAAACAGGaagaattaaacaaaaacacaacacaacacaagaacaaaacacaAGTGACGTGACAATTATTCGGACGAGATAAAGTTGCCACATAGGAAATAGGCGGCGGCGGTGGGCCTAAGAACCGCAGACGATCTTAATGTTTTCAACCGTAACGACGCCTCCACCGACCTTTGGTGCCAAAGTGACCAGCACTGCATCGTCGTCCTCGGCGCCCAAGTCCTCCAAGGGCTCGTTCAGACCCAAGCTCAGACTGGCTCTGATCTTCTTCGACCCCTTTTGCTTGTGCGGCAAGCTCGCAAAGCTCCCGGCGTACTCAGCCTTCAATTTCCCGGCCCCAGGCTCATCCTCGTCATTCAGATACACGTCAAACTTGGCATACTCGTCCATCGCCACCTCAATACCTTCAATCAACAAGATTTCCTCTTCCGCTTCCTTCTCTTCCTTGCTCCGGGATTTCCTCGGCCTCGCCACCTTCACTTGCACCACCTTGTCCAGCGTCACCGGGAACACGCTCGTCACGAACGGAGCGGTGGACTTCGCCGCCAAACCTGCTGTCTTCTTAGAAGGAACAGGCTTGCTGTCCAGCCATGGTAACTTTGTATACTCGTACTTGTACTATTAGAATATGGAAATTTTGAACTATTAGAAGAtggaaattatataaatattctaagaataatattgtaaatttggTGTATTATTCTTTGCCTTAATTTAACATTATACATACCCCCATTTTGTGGTTATCCAAAGCGTCGCCCACTCGGACGCGCACGGCTTGGGCGTTCTCGTCGAAGAAGAGGAAGGTGGCGTCCAGCCAATCTTTGTGGGTGAAGTCTCTCCCCCTCCTCCGCCCCTTACCAGGGCCGCCGAGCTGTTGCCAAATGGTCCACATGCGGTCGACGTTTGAGTGGTGGCAGTAGAACAAGACGTCACGGCCGGCGGAGTATAAGTTCCCCATGTCCTCTCCGTTTTTGGTTCTTGGTTCAACGTCGCCCACCCATCTGTGGATAGGAATGTGCGGGACAGTCTCGATGGAACCAGGGCCCATGCCCTCTTTGTTACTATTAGGGGCGTCTCCGGCTCTATAGGGCTTTCCGAGGAACATTTCGGCGGTGCCGGCGTTTGTGACCATGTTCTTGTACATCAAGAGAAGGTTGTTGGAAATTGTTTCTTGGTCGGTCGCAGGTGTGTCCTTGCCGTCGTAGCCAAGGTCGACGACGGCGGGTGGAAGGTGAGACTTGTTGCGATTCTCGTCGTAGAGAGAGGAGTTGGGGTTAGTGAAAACGGACGGAATCACCATTCCCTCCGGGGTGTCCCAGTTCCAGAACGGCAAGGCAAAAGTGGGATCACCGATCAATTTTCCCATGATTCTCTCGTAGAAATACAAGTACCTGTAACAATTTTCCATTATATATCATGTCTGTGTTATAAACTAAGTAGGGTTATCTTGCCTTGTTCCAGCTAACATACCATCTGTGGAAAGGGAAGAAGAGCCAGGAATTGTGGACTTGGATTTCCTTGTCCGGGAACCCCACTTGGACGTAGCCGCCGTCACAGTAAGCACAATGGACGTTTGCTTGTTGGTAAAAGTTGCGCGGGTCGTCGGCCGGCAAGGCCTTCATTAGCTCGATGGCTTTCTCGAACTTGGCGGCGTAGGCTTTGTCCTTGTCCATGCGGTGAGCTGCGGGGCGGACTCTCATGGCGGCGGGGCTGGTATACGGGACTTTGTAGTCCACAATGTTGGCGGCCGCCGGGGGGCAGCAGTTGTCTACAACCGCGCCGGCCGGCAAGTCCGCCGGAGGGACGACGCATTTGGAGATATCCGGCGCCTGAATGGGATCTGCAACGGCGGCCAGTGGAGTCGTCACGAGGCTAGCGCCGCCGTAGAGGCCTCCCAACCCAAGAATGACGTCTCTTCTGTCGAGTTTGGGCTGGGATTCGCCGCCGTCTGCGGCGGTGCAGGAGACCTTCAAGTGGTGGTGGCTACGCTTTGCGGAATGTAAGCAAAGCTGAGAGGGTTTTGGGAAGGGAGATGAAGAGGACGAGCTGGTAGAGGAGAAGGTGAATGACTTGCATGGGGAAGAAAGTGAAGCCATTTTTGTGGTTGGGTTGTGAAAAGAGTGCCTTGCTATGCCCTCTTTATATACAATAAATcctatacactttttttttttttttttttttagtattactgattctattattacttttttaaccCTGATTCTATTACACTAcaatatctgtttataactacttttttaacttactgaaacacaaagagtaaATATCAATTTCAGCTGACTAATAATTATAGTGGATAGGGTCCAAAACATGTGACTATGTGAGGGTGATTTGAGAACAAGGATGGGGAATTAGTACGAAAAAGGTGTACTGGCATCTAACTTTATGTAGTGCACATAATTAAGGTACACTATGTAGTTTAGTCATTCCACTACCAGTTCATTTGAAATGATAGACTATCTAAGGTTTTTGTTAATTTAGTCACCATCTGTTACGCACATTGGAGACTGAATTGAGTAAAATTTTATGTAACAAATGGACAATATTTTTGATGAATTAGTAATCAATGGTTAAACTGAAAATTGAATTGTGACACAATCAATACAACATTttgaatattaaatatatatctcGTTTAATCTTACTCGACTTGTCTAAACTCAATATTTACTCCAGAGTACTCACCTTATcgcattaaaaataatatcttaTTATTTACTCTGAGCAACACCATGTTTGCCAAAATAAAGATTAATTCTTTAAGTCAGGTTCTATATGGTGCAATTTTCTTAAGTCGTTACATAGACGTGAATTTGTGATCAATTATTGATTATGATACTACGGTCATTAAACTCAGTGATTGATATATGACAGGACCCATATCCTCAACAATTATAATCATCTTTATTATTAGTACGCTGGAAAAGAGAAACAACTATCCGACAAAGTATAATATCGCATGTGCCAATAATCAATATGGAAGCAATAATCAATAATATGGTTTGGTTGACTcattgttattaattatttggaataattttcattttcatttttaataatccAGCACTgccaacctttttttttttcctgaaataaaacaaataaaatcagGAGGGACAGAATCTCAGTATAAACTAaaagcccttttttttttgaaaacaagcaATCACgtatattaatgcaaaagtGTAGAAATAGAATCAGGGGGATAGAATCCCAGTACATAGTGTTTGCAAAAGTGAAAGTTGTAGAAGCAAGAGTGTGAGCAACAATATTTTGTGCCCTAGGAACATAAGAAATCGATCCTATAATAAAAGAAGCCAAGCTAAACCTGCAAGCATCAATAGCAAAACCCACGTGTGATAGGTACGTTGGCCGATTCGTGGACAAAGCACTCTGGAGTTGGGCGCAATCCGTGAATAAAGAAACCCCTGTGACACCCCTCTGTCTAAGCCATGATAACACCTCTTTACATGACATAGATTCCGCCATTAGCGGCGAAAAGCAAACCGGTAGACG is a window of Ipomoea triloba cultivar NCNSP0323 chromosome 11, ASM357664v1 DNA encoding:
- the LOC115996923 gene encoding polyphenol oxidase I, chloroplastic-like, producing the protein MASLSPPRASGDLFSRRPIPTRPHLHILTPAALNRRLKVSCTAAHGGGDSQSKIDRRDVILGLGGLYGAANLPAAMAAPIEAPEVSKCVVPPTDLPAGADVDNCCPPMAGRYLDYQLPSVSPATMRVRPALHRLDGKYREKFAKAVEMMKALPADDPRSFTQQAKVHCAYCNGAYDQVGFPDIEIQVHNSWLFFPFHRWYLYFFERILGKLIGDPTFGLPFWNWDIPAGMVFPSVLNDRNVSLYDENRNQSHLPPTIVDLGYQGKDTEATDLERITNNLALMYKQMFTNAGTAELFLGKPYRSGDKKNPGAGSMENSPHVPIHRWVGDPRRKNGEDMGNFYSAGRDISFYCHHANVDRMWTIWQQLGGRGRKRNFTDADWINASFLFYDENAQPVRVRVGDSVDNQQMGYKYEFANLPWTNSKPVPRPRRRKVALRSAAPYVATVFPVTLDKVVRVKVPRPKKNRTKEEKELEEEILLIEGIEVQANQYTKFDVYLNDEDEPDGGYDKAEFAGSFAHLPHRQKNVEKIKTSLSLGLNEPMDDLGAEDDDTVLVTLAPNVGGGVVTIDNIKIVYGS
- the LOC115996264 gene encoding polyphenol oxidase I, chloroplastic-like — encoded protein: MASLSSPCKSFTFSSTSSSSSSPFPKPSQLCLHSAKRSHHHLKVSCTAADGGESQPKLDRRDVILGLGGLYGGASLVTTPLAAVADPIQAPDISKCVVPPADLPAGAVVDNCCPPAAANIVDYKVPYTSPAAMRVRPAAHRMDKDKAYAAKFEKAIELMKALPADDPRNFYQQANVHCAYCDGGYVQVGFPDKEIQVHNSWLFFPFHRWYLYFYERIMGKLIGDPTFALPFWNWDTPEGMVIPSVFTNPNSSLYDENRNKSHLPPAVVDLGYDGKDTPATDQETISNNLLLMYKNMVTNAGTAEMFLGKPYRAGDAPNSNKEGMGPGSIETVPHIPIHRWVGDVEPRTKNGEDMGNLYSAGRDVLFYCHHSNVDRMWTIWQQLGGPGKGRRRGRDFTHKDWLDATFLFFDENAQAVRVRVGDALDNHKMGYKYEYTKLPWLDSKPVPSKKTAGLAAKSTAPFVTSVFPVTLDKVVQVKVARPRKSRSKEEKEAEEEILLIEGIEVAMDEYAKFDVYLNDEDEPGAGKLKAEYAGSFASLPHKQKGSKKIRASLSLGLNEPLEDLGAEDDDAVLVTLAPKVGGGVVTVENIKIVCGS